The Streptomyces sp. NBC_01775 genome includes a region encoding these proteins:
- the proC gene encoding pyrroline-5-carboxylate reductase — MTTQKVAVLGTGKIGEALLSGMLRGGWSPSHLLVTARRPERAAELRERYGVEAVTNAEAAKTADTLILTPKPQDMAALLDELVPHVPAGRLVISGAAGITTRFIEQRLIEGTPVIRVMANTPALVDEAMSVISPGTHATEAHLALAEEIFGGVGKTLHLPESQQDAATALSGSGPAYFFFLVEAMTDAGIQLGLPRDKAHELIVQAAVGAATMLRDSGEHPVTLRENVTSPGGTTINAIRELENHRVRAAFIDAIEAARDRSRELGG; from the coding sequence ATGACCACCCAGAAAGTCGCCGTCCTCGGCACCGGCAAGATCGGCGAGGCTCTGCTCTCCGGCATGCTCAGGGGCGGCTGGTCCCCCTCCCACCTCCTGGTCACCGCACGCCGCCCCGAGCGCGCCGCCGAACTGCGCGAGCGCTACGGCGTCGAGGCGGTCACCAACGCCGAGGCCGCCAAGACCGCCGACACCCTCATCCTCACCCCCAAGCCCCAGGACATGGCAGCCCTCCTGGACGAGCTGGTGCCGCACGTCCCCGCCGGCCGCCTGGTCATCAGCGGTGCCGCGGGCATCACCACCCGCTTCATCGAGCAGCGGCTCATCGAGGGAACCCCCGTCATCCGCGTCATGGCCAACACCCCCGCGCTCGTCGACGAGGCCATGTCCGTCATCTCTCCCGGCACCCACGCCACCGAGGCCCATCTCGCCCTCGCGGAGGAGATCTTCGGGGGAGTCGGCAAGACCCTCCACCTCCCCGAGAGCCAGCAGGACGCCGCGACCGCGCTCTCCGGCTCGGGGCCCGCCTACTTCTTCTTCCTGGTCGAGGCCATGACCGACGCGGGCATCCAGCTCGGCCTCCCCAGGGACAAGGCCCACGAACTGATCGTCCAGGCCGCCGTCGGCGCCGCCACGATGCTCCGCGACAGCGGCGAACACCCCGTCACCCTCCGCGAGAACGTCACCTCACCCGGCGGCACCACCATCAACGCCATCCGCGAGCTGGAGAACCACCGCGTCCGCGCGGCCTTCATCGACGCGATCGAGGCAGCCCGCGACCGCAGCCGCGAACTGGGCGGCTGA
- a CDS encoding ABC transporter permease, producing the protein MTATTPQPRPEAAPTTPPLISPARTLATARRVLRQLSHDPRTIALLLLVPVLLLVLLYYVFDGDPRSFDSIGASLLGIFPLVTMFLVTSIATLRERTSGTLERLLSMPLGKADLILGYALAFGVLAVVQASLATGVAIWLLDLSIAGSPWLLLLIALLDALLGTALGLFVSAFAASEFQVVQFMPAIIFPQILLCGLFAPRSSMQPVLEGLSNVLPMSYAVDGMTEVLHHADATGDFYRDLAVVAGSALLVLTLGAATLRRRTA; encoded by the coding sequence ATGACCGCTACGACCCCCCAGCCCCGGCCCGAAGCCGCACCCACCACCCCGCCCCTCATCAGCCCGGCCCGCACGCTCGCCACCGCCCGCCGGGTCCTGCGCCAGCTCAGCCACGACCCCCGCACCATCGCGCTGCTGCTGCTCGTCCCGGTGCTGCTGCTCGTCCTGCTGTACTACGTCTTCGACGGCGACCCGCGCTCCTTCGACAGCATCGGCGCCTCCCTGCTGGGCATCTTTCCGCTGGTGACGATGTTCCTGGTCACCTCCATCGCCACCTTGCGCGAGCGCACCTCCGGCACTCTGGAGCGACTGCTGTCCATGCCGCTGGGCAAGGCCGACCTGATCCTGGGCTATGCCCTGGCCTTCGGGGTCCTGGCCGTCGTCCAGGCGTCCCTCGCCACCGGCGTCGCCATCTGGCTCCTGGACCTCAGCATCGCCGGCTCGCCCTGGCTGCTGCTCCTGATCGCCCTGCTCGACGCGCTGCTGGGCACCGCGCTCGGCCTGTTCGTCTCGGCGTTCGCCGCCTCCGAGTTCCAGGTCGTCCAGTTCATGCCCGCGATCATCTTTCCGCAGATCCTGCTCTGCGGCCTGTTCGCGCCCCGCAGCAGCATGCAGCCCGTCCTGGAGGGCCTCTCCAACGTGCTGCCCATGTCCTACGCCGTGGACGGCATGACCGAAGTCCTCCACCACGCCGACGCCACCGGCGACTTCTACCGCGACCTCGCCGTCGTCGCCGGCAGCGCCCTCCTCGTCCTCACCCTCGGCGCCGCCACCCTCCGCCGCCGCACGGCATGA
- a CDS encoding ABC transporter ATP-binding protein — protein MNNSPPVAPDLRAPAVHADGLTVVRGSRTVLDDLSFDVAPRTVTGLLGPSGSGKSTLIRALVGTQAKVTGTLDVLGRPAGSAPLRSRVGYVTQAPSVYADLSARQNLDYYSAVLGIPRAQRPAAVTQALTDVDLTSHADDLAGNLSGGQRSRVSLAVALLGTPELLVLDEPTVGLDPVLRRDLWDLFHRLAARGSTLLISSHVMDEADRCEHLLLLREGALLAAGTPQALRDRTGTETIEDAFLELVDSARSQPTAPS, from the coding sequence ATGAATAACTCTCCTCCGGTCGCCCCTGACCTCCGCGCCCCAGCCGTCCACGCCGACGGCCTCACCGTCGTCCGCGGCAGCCGCACCGTGCTCGACGACCTCTCCTTCGACGTGGCCCCCCGCACCGTCACCGGCCTGCTCGGCCCCTCGGGCAGCGGCAAGTCCACGCTGATCCGCGCTCTCGTCGGCACCCAGGCCAAGGTCACCGGCACCCTCGACGTGCTCGGCAGGCCCGCGGGCTCCGCCCCGCTGCGCTCCCGCGTCGGCTACGTCACCCAGGCCCCGTCCGTCTACGCCGACCTGTCCGCCCGGCAGAACCTCGACTACTACTCCGCGGTCCTCGGCATCCCCCGCGCCCAGCGCCCGGCCGCCGTCACCCAGGCCCTCACCGACGTGGACCTCACCTCGCACGCCGACGACCTGGCCGGCAACCTCTCCGGCGGCCAGCGCTCCCGCGTCTCCCTGGCCGTCGCGCTCCTGGGCACCCCCGAGCTGCTGGTGCTGGACGAGCCCACCGTCGGCCTCGACCCCGTCCTGCGCCGCGACCTGTGGGACCTCTTCCACCGCCTGGCCGCGCGCGGCAGCACGCTGCTGATCTCCTCGCACGTCATGGACGAGGCAGACCGCTGCGAACACCTGCTCCTCCTGCGGGAGGGCGCCCTGCTCGCGGCCGGTACCCCGCAGGCACTCCGCGACCGCACCGGTACCGAGACCATCGAGGACGCCTTCCTCGAACTGGTCGACTCCGCACGCTCCCAGCCCACCGCACCCAGCTGA